The Streptomyces sp. NBC_00286 nucleotide sequence AGCCTCACACGCTAGCGTCGCAGCTTCTGTTGTGGCGAGGTAGTTCGACGGTGATCCGCAGTCCGCCCTCGGGTCGCGCGGTGATGGTGAGGGACCCGTCGTGCGTGCGGACGATCGTCTTGACGATCGCCAGGCCGAGGCCAGCGCCCCCGTGGTCTTCGTGGAGGCGTTCCGTGCCGCGCTGGAAGGGCTCGGTGAGGGTCGAGACGAGTTCGGGGGTGAGCTGCTCACCGCTGTTCTCGACGGTGAGCAGCACGCTCTGCGGTCCTGCGGTGGTCTCGACGCGCACGGTGCCGCGGTCGGGCAGATTGTGCACGATCGCGTTGTGTACGAGGTTCATGGTCATCTGCAGCAGCAGTTCCAGCGACCCGTGGGCCGGGGCCGCCTCACCGGTGACCTCGACGGTGACCCCGCGCTTCTCGGCGAGTGGGAGCAGCGTCTCATCGGCCTCCTCTGCGAGGAGGGACAGGTCGACCGTCTCTGGTGTGAACGCCCGCTGCTCGGCGCGGCTGAGCACGAGCAGCGCCTCGGTGAGGCCGATGGCCCGGGCGTTGATGGCGTGCAGCCGGTCGTAGACCTCGGCAGGGTCCCTTCTCGGGTCGCTGCGGGCCACGTCGAGCAAGGCTTGGGTGGTCGCCAGCGGGGTGCGCAGTTCGTGCGAGGCGTTGGCGGCGAACCGCTGCTGCTCGGCGACGTGCGCTTCGAGGCGCGCGAGCATCCCGTCGAAGGCATCGGCCAGTTCGCGGAACTCATCCTTGCGGCCGGGCAGCCGGATGCGGTGGGCGAGCGATCCGTGCGTGGCCAGGCGGGTGGCGTCCGTGATACGGGTCAGCGGGGAGAGCATGCGGCCTGCGAGGACCCACCCTCCAATCAGACCGAACAGTAGAAGGAAGATCAGCACTGCGGCTGCCCTCGGGGCGAAGACGTCCAGAAGGGCCGATCGGACGGGAAAGACCTCGTTGGGCCGGTCGTCGGGGTCTTTGAGTAGCGCGCGTTCAGGGACATAGCGCAGGAGGAACACCCACACTGCCCCGAGTAGCAGTCCGCCAGCCAGCATGATGAAGCAGGCGTAGCTGAGGGTGAGTTTGAGGCGAACACTCAGCCCGGGTGACCTGTCCATAACGCTCACCCTCCATGTCCAGACTTCAGTCGGGCGTCGACGTAGCAGCCGACGTCAGGTTACGAGGTGGTGTATATCGTCGGCGTATCGAAAACTGGATATGCGTCGGTGACGCCACGCGTGTTCACCGGAGATGGATCGTGACGACATCCGGTCAACCTCGCTCATGTCGATGCCCGGGTAGGCGGTGTCAACCAGGGCGTAGGCGTGCGGCGAGCGAACCTGGCCCTCGGGCACGGTGTCTTGCCTCGGATGTGGCGTTCACGTTCTTCGGCGCACGGCACCACCCGGTGATCATCGCGATGGTCGCGCCGACAATGACCAGTACCTCCGGCTCGGCGCCTTCCACAGATCCGTTTCGTGCTCAGAGTGTGAGCTAGCTTAGCTAGCGCGGCTACCGCCGAGCCGATCAAGTAACTGATGAGTCCCGAGTTGCCTGCACTGCGTTGTGGCGCTCCACAGCGACCTTGAGCAGGGTCTCGCGGAGTGCCTCCCGAGTGCGGCCACGGGTTTTCACGGCGTGGCAGTTCGGGCACAGGGCGACCATCTGGCTGGGGTGATCGCGACCGCCGAGGGCGAGATCCATGACATGGTCGACTTCGAGTATCGGCAGGCCCTTGTCGGTCACGTCAGCGGGCTGGCCCGCGCAGTGTGGATTTTCGCAACGGCCCTTGCTGCGACCAAGCGCCGCCCAGCGTGCAGCGCTCGAGCGTATGGGATTGCGGGCGGTGCGTGAGACCCGCTTGCCGTGGTTCTTGCCCTCTCCGTGCTCGGCGATACGACACAGGCGCTCGTACTCAGCAGCCGTGATGAGCCAAGGTTCCGGCTGATTCTCGGCTTCCTTGGCTTCGCTGGGTGTCGCGTCGCTTGCCACGTCATCGTCGTACAGACCGACGTCGGTCAGCAGCGGGCCGTAGTCCAGATCGTCGAAGAACCTGCACAAGAGCTCACCGATCACGGCGAGACGGGTTTCTCCGGAGCGTCGAAGAAGGTCGTACACCGACTCTGCCAAGCCGCCGAGCGGCTGGTTGTCGCGAAACCAATTGCGCAGTTCCGTGTCGCCATGGGCTGCGGGCACGGCGCCTTGATGATCGGGCAGCACCCAGAGGCCGGCACGGCACAGAGCGGCGACGGGATAGTCAGGCCGCGGGCGCTCTCCCCTCATGCCGTGCCTTTGAAGAAGAGTCGTGAGCGCTTCCTCGGTCTCCCTCCACGACAGGAGCCGCGGCTCGCCGCGGCGGGCGCGTCCGATGGCCCACAGCAGCACAATCGGCTGGAACAAGGCAGGGCGTCCGGAGGAACGATTCACCTTGAGGCGGACAACGCGCTCGATGAGGTCGTCACGGATGTCGACGGTCTCCACGAGTTCGTCCACCACGGTGAAACCCAGCCTCCTGAGAAGACGCACCGCGTGCCCGGCGCCGCCGGAGAAGTCCTTCGCTGCCAATGGCTCCTGGCCAGGAACGAACCCGTGTGCCGCGCCCACGATCGCCTTGGAGTCATAGTGCCGGTCCCCGTGCAACAGCATGTAGCGGCGGGCGTGCCCAAAACCGTATTGCTGGAGGAAGGCATCGCGGCCAAGCCGGTCGTACTGCTCGACAGCCTTGTTGACCTCGATACGAGTTATGTCCGTCAGCGCCATGACAAGAACCCTACGCAACCGGACTGACATCCCTCCCGCGGCTGATGTGGGTACCGTTCGTCGCGCCGGCATCCGGGATTAGGCTCCGCCGGTGAAAACGCAGAATCGCTTCCAGCTCACATTTGATGGGCGCTCCTACGCCGTCGCAGTCGATGGTCAGGACGTGAGCGAACATGTGGCCGCGGTGGATGTTCACGCCGTGCCTCATGATCTGCCCCGAGTCGTACTGCACTTGCGTCCGACCGGTTCGTGGCCGGCTGAACTCGATCTCCTTGCGCGGGTGGAGGTTGGGGTGGCTCCCGAGCCTGGCCCCGCGGCCGTTGCCTTCCTGGAGGCGCTGGACCCGTTGGAGGTGGAGCGCGCGGCTCTCGCGCGTATGGATCTGGAGAACGTGCCGGGTGGGGGCACGGCGGCGGTGCTGCGGCAGTTGGCGGAGTGGGCCCGTGGCGCTTGATCTGTCGGGGGTGCGGCGGGTCGTGGAGAGGCTGCTCGATGACCGGCTGGAGCTGTGGCGGGACGTGGACGGGGCCTCTGGAGATGTCCTTGACGAGGGGACGGGAGAACTGAAGCCCGGCGGCTCGGTACCCGTTCTTCTGTGGGCGGGCGTGGGTGCGATCGTGCGTCCCGGATCACTCGGGGTCATGCCGGCCCTGGACTCACTCGCGGCAGCAGGGCCCGCATCCACTGGCTATCAGGCTCTGCTGCCCCTGGCCGCGCCGTCGGCAGCGGTCGACGACGTGTTGGTCGTTTCTCGCACGGCGCGCGATCCGCAACTCACCGGGCGCCGATTCCGAGTCGCCGATGTTGGTCTCGGGACGTACACCGTGGTGCGCGTGATGCGCCTTGAGCTGCTGGCAGATTGACGTGGCGTCAGCAGCGCCATCTGGGACCGAACCGGGACATGGAAGAAGTGAACTTAATCTTGGGAGTTGCGCAAAGATGTCCTCGTGACGGGGTGGCAGAAGGTCCTTTGGTGGGCGTTGTCGGCAGTCGGCGCTGTGGCGGCGGTCGTCCTGATGGTGTGGGTTTTGACTGCGGACTTGGAGCGGTCGAGCCAGGTCGCGGGGATTGCCGGTTCTGTGGCTGGGATTGCCGCGTTGGGGGTGGGGCTGTGGCAGGTCACCATGTCGGCGGGAAACGCATCCTCTGAAGAGCCGGTGACGGCTGAGGCCGGTTCGAACGCGGCCCGCGGGAGCATTCACAACGCCCAGGCGCAGGACACGGCGCCGGGTACGGGCACTTCATCGGCAGGCGGTTCGGGGATCCGGGCAAGTGGCGGGTCTAACGCGGCGGGTGGGGACATCAACGGGTCGACGGCTCAGCACGGTCAGTGATGGGAAGACGCAAGAGGCGCCCTGACGAAGACATCACGGCCGAACCGGAAGAGGCGCCCAGGGTTTCGGCCTCTTCGGGCTCCATTGCCGCGGGGCGCAATGTGGTGAACTCCGTGGCGGTGCATGCGGAACAGGCGCTGCCCCCGGAGGCGTACGGTCCCATTCCGGACGATGCCGCGGATGACGGGGTGTCGAACATCCCCATCACCGAGCTCTTCGTCGGCCGGGACACAGCGCTCGA carries:
- a CDS encoding sensor histidine kinase, with the protein product MDRSPGLSVRLKLTLSYACFIMLAGGLLLGAVWVFLLRYVPERALLKDPDDRPNEVFPVRSALLDVFAPRAAAVLIFLLLFGLIGGWVLAGRMLSPLTRITDATRLATHGSLAHRIRLPGRKDEFRELADAFDGMLARLEAHVAEQQRFAANASHELRTPLATTQALLDVARSDPRRDPAEVYDRLHAINARAIGLTEALLVLSRAEQRAFTPETVDLSLLAEEADETLLPLAEKRGVTVEVTGEAAPAHGSLELLLQMTMNLVHNAIVHNLPDRGTVRVETTAGPQSVLLTVENSGEQLTPELVSTLTEPFQRGTERLHEDHGGAGLGLAIVKTIVRTHDGSLTITARPEGGLRITVELPRHNRSCDASV
- a CDS encoding HNH endonuclease; translation: MALTDITRIEVNKAVEQYDRLGRDAFLQQYGFGHARRYMLLHGDRHYDSKAIVGAAHGFVPGQEPLAAKDFSGGAGHAVRLLRRLGFTVVDELVETVDIRDDLIERVVRLKVNRSSGRPALFQPIVLLWAIGRARRGEPRLLSWRETEEALTTLLQRHGMRGERPRPDYPVAALCRAGLWVLPDHQGAVPAAHGDTELRNWFRDNQPLGGLAESVYDLLRRSGETRLAVIGELLCRFFDDLDYGPLLTDVGLYDDDVASDATPSEAKEAENQPEPWLITAAEYERLCRIAEHGEGKNHGKRVSRTARNPIRSSAARWAALGRSKGRCENPHCAGQPADVTDKGLPILEVDHVMDLALGGRDHPSQMVALCPNCHAVKTRGRTREALRETLLKVAVERHNAVQATRDSSVT
- a CDS encoding DUF6093 family protein, yielding MALDLSGVRRVVERLLDDRLELWRDVDGASGDVLDEGTGELKPGGSVPVLLWAGVGAIVRPGSLGVMPALDSLAAAGPASTGYQALLPLAAPSAAVDDVLVVSRTARDPQLTGRRFRVADVGLGTYTVVRVMRLELLAD